ATAGTAGTAGTGATTAGTTCCATTACTTATTTGTATTTGTTTTTGTTCCATTGTGTCATTTGTTATATGTACCACCAAATAAATCATTGCGTTTTTGTTCCATTATGGTATTGTTGTTGTGTACTATTTATTATTGTTCCATTTGTTGAGGTATTGAGTATGAAAAAGGTTGTTGGTTTAAATGCTATATCCGCGTGGCTGGTGGGTGAACTAAAGAAAATTGAGGCGGAAGATTTGCCTCTAGGTCGTAAGAACCAGAAAATTAAGCGCACTTGTGAACGCGCAAAACGTGATTTATGGGTAAAGGTTGATTCGTCAAAACCAGATGGAAATCAAGATCTTATAGCTCAAGGTGAAGGCCTTATTAATGAGAGTACATATAATTCATACTTAACAAGATTACGTCGAAGAATTGCCGAATCTGGCATAAAGTCGCTAACACTAGATAAAGATTTTGATAAATTAAAAAATAATTGCAAAGTGTTAAATAAGCAACTTGAAAAAGTAGACTTAACAACGGCTATAACCATTAGAATGACCATGAAGCCTATTAAAGATTTAGTTCTTTCTGGTGGCTGGTGGAAGAAATATAGACTCACTGAAAAAGAGGGGGAAAAAGTAGAAAAATATATATTGTCATTTAGTGGTGACAACCGATCAGTGATGGAACATTTAACAAGAGACACGGCAACAAAGGAGCGAACAATAAGCCGAACCAAGTTGAGAAAGAAAGAAACGGAAATACTTAAAAATGATAGAAAATTAAGTGTAATCAAGACCATAGAGTTATCTACAATTCTCTGTAAATCGCGTAATTGGGAATACTTAGCGATAGGCTTAGGCTTTGCTACGGGTCGTCGTTCTTCTGAAATTCTGCATTTTGGAACATTTGAAGCCTTAGACAAGGCGCGTTTTAAATTTTCAGGCCAACGTAAAAATAAGAACAAAGAAGATGATGTAAATACCTTACCTTGTTTGATTGATTCCAAGTTGGTGGTCGAGGCTGTAGAGCGTTTACGTGATATGCCAGAAATTAAGGCCATGAAGAAAGATTTTAAGAAAAAAGAGAGTGACGCAGAAAAAGCCCTAAAGTTGAACAACCGAAGCCACGGAAAGTTATGCACGTCTATTGATTCAATGATGGAAGATATTTATCAAACAATGGACGTTAAATATCATCCTTGGGTATTTAAAGATACCCGTTCAGCTTATGCGCATTCGTCACTTGTAATGCTTGAAGCAAGGGAAATGAGCGCGGGGCGTGAGTTCAAATATAAGGGCGACAAGCTAGGCAAGTATTACTTTCAAAAAGTGTTACTACATACAAATGATCAAACTTCTGAATTATACGAAGCCTTTACTATTCTGGAGTCAAAAAACGATTTGAAACGATACCAGATAGATAAGGCGCGAAAGCGTGGGGATGAAAGCTACTTTGAAAGCCGCGTTAAATTATTAAAAGAATGGTTAACCGAAGATATTAGTCAGCCGGTAAAAAATCTTATCCAGTGGTGTATTGATGCCATAGCTAAAAATCCTTGTATTGAAATTAATAACAGCGTTCTAAGAAAAGAGGCTGGCGGTCGAGCTGCTACGATTGCCGATTTCGTAAAAGAATTGATAACCCGTAAATTAAATGCTCCTGATTTGATTATCGTCATACCAGAAGACAAAGAACCGGTGATCAAGCATAAGCGCGTATATGTGACTTATACGGTGAATTTTGAAGTTGAAGTGGATGTGGAAATAAACGAGGAGGAGGAAGACGAGGACGAGGCTATAAGAATCGCAATTGATAACGCTAGGTATGAGCTTGATCTTGATGATGGTGATATAAGCCATGAAGTTGAGCTGGTAGAAGACCTAGAGTAAACATCATGAACATAGAACCTTATTACATATTTAACGGTCATGCTTATCCGCCCCAAGAATCAGGGTGTTACTCATTCTACAATCGTTTAGGTATCTGTCTCTATGTAGGGCAATCAAAAAACCTAAAGAAACGATATATGGCACATAAAAGCACTTGTGATTATTTTGATAATGTTCACTTCATTGGTATCTGGCGATGTAATCAAAGAGATATGGATCTTATTGAAGGATGGCTTTTTGTAAAATTACAACCAATTAAAAACAAATTGAAACTAAAGTATTACGGTAAAAAGTTAAAAATTAACTGCAAAAACATAGAGCTAGTATCAACAAAGGTGAATCATAACGGACGTTATCATTTTAAATATCTTCAGCTAAGAAAATCTATTAATGGCAATAAGTGGACTTAAATAAAAAGATACTAAAAAAAGAGAAAGGTAGCCCCTTGATACCTTGGACAGTGTAAGGGGCTAATTCATCAATCTAATTGGACATTAAAAAAATGAATGCAGAGATCATACGTGATTTGTGGGGCAAACATCAAATAAAATTAGGGGCTATGAAATGGAGTGATTTTATTAAATTAATAGAAGAACTTGATCATTTACGTTATCCCGAATAAATCAAAAAACCGTTCCTAATTGGAACGGTTTTTTTTAACTATAAAAGCCTGTAATCAATTTTAAGCCCATCAAAACATCACGAGGCCATAACCTCACGCATAAGCACGAATAAATAGCACCTACCCCCTTTAAAACCGCAAATTAAGCCATTCAAAACAACCATACCGCCCTTGCTCTTAAGCGTAGCGCGCCGCTTCAGGCGCATAGCGTAGTTAATGTCATGAAGGAAATTTGTCAACTAGTCTAACGCAACCACCCTCAAGGTGGTTAAGTGGCTAGTTTACTAATTTATCTCATGAATAAGCTCTCCTTGGGGTAGCTGGAGGCTCTTATTCCAGCGACCCCGAGGATTAAACGCGACCGTTTAGCTCTTGCTCTTGCTCTTGCTCTTGCTCTTGGCTCTTATCCCGTAAGGGATACTAAGCGCACTTACTTAACTAATAGCGTCTACTTTAGGTTATCCCTCGGAACGCAAAGGAACAGTTAGCGCGTGGTGATGGTAATGCAAAACCCCAAGCGCATGACAAGCGGTTGATCGCGTTCGATGTTCTAGCATCGCGCTCGATTTCCATTTCGTGCCCTGCTAGGCCGTTGCGAAGCAACAAAGGCGAAGCCGTCATACTTGAAGCGTAGATGGTGGTTATCGTTTTACTGGCCAATCATCAGCGATTTTTCGCTGTTTTACTTTAAATGTGTAACTTGTGTAACCTATGTGTAACCATCTGTTTGTTTGTATCTTATTGTTTTATTTATTATTTATTTTATAGGTTACACAAGTTACACCAGTTACACGTTGTTTTTTATTTTCGCGCATTAATTTCACTTTGTGATATGCATCATACTTGAGCATTTTTAGATAAGATTAATGATTTTTAGGTGTAACTGGTGTAACTTGTGTAACTTGTACTGTAAGCTATTAATTTATATAAAAAAAAACGGTTACACAAAGTGTAACCGCTTATGTTTGGGTTACACAAAATGTGTAACCTGTGTGATTATTGGTTTAATATTTCGCCATTAATCATATAATATCGACCTGTTTTTCCATTTATTTTTTTTGGTATTTGGGTTCGTCCGTCTTTGTTGTATGGCATTAATAAATCTTTATTTATTAATTGTGTAACTACTTGTTTGGGGTTGAATCCTTTTGTAATGGCTTTCCACCCTGCCGCTGTAACGTAGAACGTGGTTACACCGTTTAATTCTTCCACGTAGCCGTAATTAGTCCCATAGTGAGTTACTGGCTTATTATCTGCCGTTGTACCTAATGGCGCGAAGTGGCTCATATGATGCAATTCAAAGAAGTCTTTCACGGCCTCAAATGCTTTTTCTTTTTCGGTTGAATTAGTACCGCCTCTTGTAGGTATCACACATTCGAACCACCAACGAGAAAGTTCACTATAGGCGGTGTTTTTATTCCAGCCTGTAACTCCTGCTTTTGTGGCTAATTCACCTGAAAGAATAAGCAAGGCCATAGAACGAGCCATGCGGCTAACTTGAGAATCTGAATCTTTAGGTGTTAAGCAATCAGCTAATTTTTTTAGTCTTGCTTTTAATTTTGTGATTACTTCTAAATTATCGCCTACGTTATCAGATAGATATTTTATGTATTCCATACCTACCGAACCACTAGCAATAGGGTTGTAATTATCGCCAGCTATACCCGTTACGTTTTCCATATATGTAGCAAACATGCCGCCATTATTAAGATCATGAACGTTATCAAAACAACCGTACTTGAATTGATCTGATACTCCTTCAATGAATCGAACCGATAGGCCGCCCGTAATAGGTTTGCCACCATTTAATAGAAAATCATTAAGTCCCATTTCACCTGTCGATAATGCTATTAGGGTAAAAGTTCTAATGCGTTGTGCGCTGCCGTCTTTACTTGCTCGCGCTTTACCTTTTCCATTACCTAGCATGTATACGGTTTGAAAAGCGTCTTTAGGTGTTGATTGTCCTAGTTCGTCGAATGTTGTACCAATGTTGCTACGCGCCTCAAGTTCTGACTCTATTGCGTTATCTGTACCGCGCCATAATCCCTTTGACATACCGAAGATAGAACAATTAACACCAAGAGAAATTGTTTTACCTTTGGAGCTTTCACCTATTAGGTGACACATAAAACCGTTTTCACCGAGTAGGCCAGCTAAGGGGGAGGCTAATGCGGTAGTTGCTCCAAGGATTAGGGTTGGATTGCCTATGCAATATTTTCCAATTTTATCAATCCAGTCTTGAATACTTCCCGTAATTTTGGGCGGTTGGTGTTTTGCATTTGTTGATTGAAAAACTATATCTTTTTCACCGACAACAAAATCAGGGAAGACAAACGATCCATCATGCCAGCCTGTACGCTCTGTAAATAGAATCCAATCATTAGGTATAGACTTTTGTAGGTACTCCATAAACAAGCGCCTAGCCTTTGGGTCTGAGGGTAAGTATTGAATTAGGTTGCGTTGTAGGTTAGTAGCGATTGATTCAAATCCGCCAGCAAGCATTGATTGAGGTAATACCCATTCACGAAGTTGATTGCGTCTATCAATCCATTTCATCAATAAGCCGCCCTCTTTGCCGTCCTCGCTATGTGTTAGCGCGGTAATAGCTAAAGGGCTGCATATTTCCGTTTCAACTGAATAAGCATCACCACCTTGTTTTGTTTTCCATTCAATATGAATAATTGCATTATTCTTTTTATCATATTGATAGGATTTTGGCATATAGGTTGGTAATGAATCTATGAATAGATTTAATGGTGATAAGGCTTTTAATGGTGTGACATTACTTTCTGACATAAATATCCCCACCATGAGCAGCGATATAAGTATCAAGCATTCTGCGAAGGTGTTCGCCTATTTGATATTTATTAAAACCAAGTTTAGCCATTTCATCTATTTGCGACTGGCTAATTTTTACTGATTTATCGGCTCTATAGTAGGGATCTATTGACGGACGTCCGCCTAGGTTTTTTTTAGTCATTTTGATTTCCATTGTTGATTGCTTTGCGAGAGCAATTTTTATTGAGAATTTAGTTTATAGACCTATTTACTTTTTAGCAAGCGAAAAAAAACCGTAAATCCAATGGATAAATTTACGGTTAGTTTCTAGGTTAGCTTTAAATCAAGCAAATTAGATTCGCGGTCTAATTCATTCCTAATATTGTCCCACTACATCATGTGTCAGGACAAATAAATTATAGTAATTATTGACCTTAAATGAATAAGGTGATCTAATTACATTCGATAAAAAGAGACGCCAATCTCATTTTTATCATTGTGTTGCATTTCGGGACAGCAATCCCTAGTGCGATTTATTACTAGCGTAATACTTGAATGTTTTGAGCTTCATTGCTTTGGGCATTCTTGTATCTAAAGAAAGCTAAAAGTTAAAAGCTAAGTTTACTTGGCTTTGGCTTTTTGCTTTCTCTTGAGCAAAATATATGACATTAAAAAGAGAAGTACAACCAAAAGTGGGACAAAATTTAAACACTGTATGTATAACCAGTGGTTTAAATTGTCTATTTATCAGCCCTAATAGCCCATTACGTTCATTTTTCGACCTATTTGGATCCGCTATTGGGTTTAAGTTAATACAGGAAAATAGTGGTAAGTCTTACAAATTAACAACTATATTCAATAAGTTAGATTTACCTAAAGACACGCAACAAAAACTTATACAGAAAACCTCTAGTGCATGGCTCAAAATTCCTTGTGAAAGTTTATTGTTAAAGGCATTAACTGCTTCTTCTATCCACAATGACTTAAAAAATGGCCTATCCAGAAAACAGCTTGTTGATAAGTATGGTTATTCATATCGTCAAATTTCAAGAGTAAAGAACTATTCCCGTTATGAAATGAATGAGGAATGTAAATAATGTCGCTTGTTGATATCGAATTACCTTTATTTAATGTAATCAAAGAAGAACTTGAAAAGACAAAAATAGAATTAGAAAAAACCAAGCAGAAATTAAGTCTTTTTGAAAAAGAAAATGATGAGATGGATTTTATGCTAGATGAGAACGAGGGCGCACTTCGTGGTTTATCTAGTATATCCGCCCTTTTGGTTACTCATGTTGGTAAAGGCACTTATGAGGCTCATGCGCTTGATGGTTTATCTCTTTTTGCTGATTTAGCTCTCGAAAAATTAGTTTTAAAACGTAAGTCATTATTAACAAATAAACAAATAAGGTCATAGCATGAAAGGTTGGTATTCATTATCTAATTTATCTAATGGTAATTTGAAAATTGATATAAATGGGATTATCGGTTGCAATGATATTTCTGTTGAACAATTTAAAAATGAATTATTACAATATGAGGGTTCTAACCTTGATATTTATTTTAATTGTGAGGGTGGCTCTGTTTTTGAAGGGTTGGCTTTTTATAATGCAATTAAATTACATAAAGGTGTTGTAACTGGTGTCGTTTGTTCTCTTGCTGCATCTATTGCGTCTTATGTATTAATGGCGTGTGATGTTATTAAAATAACAGAGAACGGAAAAATAATGATACACGAACCAACCATGCCTGCTGGTTCGTCTATTTCTGAAATTGAGTCAGATTTAGAGTTATTAAGAAAA
This Photobacterium toruni DNA region includes the following protein-coding sequences:
- a CDS encoding GIY-YIG nuclease family protein gives rise to the protein MNIEPYYIFNGHAYPPQESGCYSFYNRLGICLYVGQSKNLKKRYMAHKSTCDYFDNVHFIGIWRCNQRDMDLIEGWLFVKLQPIKNKLKLKYYGKKLKINCKNIELVSTKVNHNGRYHFKYLQLRKSINGNKWT
- a CDS encoding protelomerase family protein, yielding MKKVVGLNAISAWLVGELKKIEAEDLPLGRKNQKIKRTCERAKRDLWVKVDSSKPDGNQDLIAQGEGLINESTYNSYLTRLRRRIAESGIKSLTLDKDFDKLKNNCKVLNKQLEKVDLTTAITIRMTMKPIKDLVLSGGWWKKYRLTEKEGEKVEKYILSFSGDNRSVMEHLTRDTATKERTISRTKLRKKETEILKNDRKLSVIKTIELSTILCKSRNWEYLAIGLGFATGRRSSEILHFGTFEALDKARFKFSGQRKNKNKEDDVNTLPCLIDSKLVVEAVERLRDMPEIKAMKKDFKKKESDAEKALKLNNRSHGKLCTSIDSMMEDIYQTMDVKYHPWVFKDTRSAYAHSSLVMLEAREMSAGREFKYKGDKLGKYYFQKVLLHTNDQTSELYEAFTILESKNDLKRYQIDKARKRGDESYFESRVKLLKEWLTEDISQPVKNLIQWCIDAIAKNPCIEINNSVLRKEAGGRAATIADFVKELITRKLNAPDLIIVIPEDKEPVIKHKRVYVTYTVNFEVEVDVEINEEEEDEDEAIRIAIDNARYELDLDDGDISHEVELVEDLE
- a CDS encoding DUF927 domain-containing protein; translated protein: MSESNVTPLKALSPLNLFIDSLPTYMPKSYQYDKKNNAIIHIEWKTKQGGDAYSVETEICSPLAITALTHSEDGKEGGLLMKWIDRRNQLREWVLPQSMLAGGFESIATNLQRNLIQYLPSDPKARRLFMEYLQKSIPNDWILFTERTGWHDGSFVFPDFVVGEKDIVFQSTNAKHQPPKITGSIQDWIDKIGKYCIGNPTLILGATTALASPLAGLLGENGFMCHLIGESSKGKTISLGVNCSIFGMSKGLWRGTDNAIESELEARSNIGTTFDELGQSTPKDAFQTVYMLGNGKGKARASKDGSAQRIRTFTLIALSTGEMGLNDFLLNGGKPITGGLSVRFIEGVSDQFKYGCFDNVHDLNNGGMFATYMENVTGIAGDNYNPIASGSVGMEYIKYLSDNVGDNLEVITKLKARLKKLADCLTPKDSDSQVSRMARSMALLILSGELATKAGVTGWNKNTAYSELSRWWFECVIPTRGGTNSTEKEKAFEAVKDFFELHHMSHFAPLGTTADNKPVTHYGTNYGYVEELNGVTTFYVTAAGWKAITKGFNPKQVVTQLINKDLLMPYNKDGRTQIPKKINGKTGRYYMINGEILNQ